The following proteins are co-located in the Clostridiales bacterium genome:
- a CDS encoding class I SAM-dependent methyltransferase produces the protein MNPDKIKRLENPIRLAELDPAKTLIKAGLQETMNLCDIGAGSGIFSFPAAKLTSGDVYALEISDEMIQLLESRAEEHKLPNLKIKKVESEILPVDSGACDMAVMVTVLHELEDKPGMLQEIKRVLKEKGKLLVIEFHNGQTPMGPPSDHRISQEEAEETCNENGFQTIEDFSLGDNFYSIVFEVI, from the coding sequence ATGAACCCAGATAAGATAAAACGGTTGGAAAATCCGATCAGACTTGCAGAGCTTGACCCTGCAAAAACATTAATCAAAGCAGGTCTCCAGGAGACCATGAACCTGTGCGACATCGGCGCAGGGAGCGGTATTTTCTCCTTTCCCGCAGCGAAACTTACAAGTGGTGATGTCTATGCACTGGAGATATCCGATGAGATGATTCAGCTTCTGGAAAGCAGAGCCGAGGAACATAAGCTTCCAAACCTCAAGATTAAGAAAGTAGAATCGGAAATTCTTCCTGTTGATTCTGGTGCTTGTGATATGGCGGTCATGGTAACGGTACTGCACGAACTTGAGGATAAGCCAGGTATGCTTCAGGAAATCAAGCGCGTCCTGAAGGAAAAGGGGAAACTGCTGGTGATCGAGTTTCATAATGGGCAAACCCCCATGGGACCTCCCTCTGATCACCGGATTTCTCAGGAAGAAGCGGAGGAAACCTGTAATGAAAATGGCTTTCAAACCATTGAAGACTTCTCTCTAGGGGATAATTTTTACAGCATTGTTTTTGAAGTCATCTAA
- a CDS encoding DUF4127 family protein: MKTKALSILLCTLLVLSAVPGATINAWAETGGGEPILAYVPLDNRPVNVDRVIYEAESAGFKVVMPDQDLYATRLDGQPLNSNGTPYGDREKLMKWITEMDKQTDYFVISLDQLLSGGLVNSRSMTNRTYTEEFKLIDAVVELSKNNQVYILDTVARLATSTVGYQGEDLASYNILRQYSLTQRPELKGGRLTVANIIADYDYNSLGRFITVEKENRALINGALRTRARKLNLIDNILTKDSAGNMKYFIGIDDSNSQSTIQDNEISYIKKKLGERGLIYSGTDELGMMAVLSLMIDYYGYDVKAAPVYFGDTEKSSSGSAYDMETVAENLENHLKSIGVRITEPKDSDLEIVVLTAPAQASLSSKYMNRTIDYINGNIEKGIPTIVINSNPSAYGGNLEYRMIRECEMSMLLSYSSWNTVGNSIGLALGNGISRYLYLHSRAGSSDNADIAFLKGLAFSYAKDISYQRGGGKDIFNKYLASKGWSASNFYQSEDQVAEVNLELEKLLKTAEYNVTVQDIINNMNGSRYFKSLEGGSGIIGTINLSNYSAPFFRTFEIRFDIGVKLNNATLSGLQKPMSISIPYQPQEGQLTYSVTLYYLDKDGKVHKIPSTYNKETGAISFATGLSGFFTEALSMDAAKAYSLFSDVPASSWYFDYVMFASEKGLMKGTGEGTFEPNAAITQSMLVQILYNMAGSPKVDSADTKQDLTESTKPDTESASQLGQTTAPWYANAAEWAFENKIITDNGKEDFAPAAAVTREQLADILWRYAKYKGVETKTASYPGVYHYNDAYAVKQELRDGFDWVCKAGIMQGKGDGSRLMPQAGATRAEVAVVLKRLIEL, translated from the coding sequence ATGAAAACAAAAGCTTTGAGCATCCTGCTATGCACCTTGCTGGTACTTTCTGCGGTGCCCGGCGCTACCATAAATGCATGGGCAGAAACGGGCGGGGGAGAACCGATTTTGGCCTATGTTCCGCTGGACAACCGCCCTGTAAACGTGGACCGCGTGATTTATGAGGCGGAATCTGCCGGTTTTAAAGTTGTGATGCCGGATCAGGATCTTTACGCTACCAGATTGGACGGTCAGCCGCTGAATTCTAACGGAACGCCTTACGGTGACCGTGAAAAACTGATGAAATGGATCACAGAGATGGACAAGCAGACCGACTATTTTGTCATCTCTCTGGATCAGCTGCTTTCGGGTGGTCTTGTAAATTCGCGTTCCATGACCAATCGAACATATACGGAAGAATTTAAACTCATTGACGCTGTCGTAGAATTGTCCAAAAACAACCAGGTCTATATACTGGATACCGTTGCGCGGCTTGCAACCAGTACTGTTGGATATCAGGGTGAGGATCTGGCTAGTTATAACATTCTGCGCCAGTACAGCCTGACTCAGCGGCCAGAATTAAAAGGCGGCAGGCTTACCGTTGCAAATATCATTGCAGACTATGATTATAATTCCCTCGGGCGTTTTATAACGGTTGAAAAGGAGAACAGAGCTCTGATAAACGGTGCGCTTAGAACGAGAGCGAGGAAGTTAAACCTAATCGACAACATATTGACAAAAGACAGCGCAGGGAACATGAAATATTTTATTGGAATCGATGATTCCAACTCCCAAAGCACCATACAGGACAATGAAATCAGCTATATTAAGAAAAAGCTTGGTGAACGTGGGCTGATCTATTCCGGAACCGACGAGCTTGGAATGATGGCGGTTCTCAGCCTTATGATCGATTACTACGGGTATGATGTAAAAGCAGCACCTGTATACTTCGGAGATACGGAAAAATCCTCATCTGGCTCGGCGTATGATATGGAAACTGTAGCGGAAAATCTGGAGAACCATTTGAAAAGCATCGGCGTTCGGATTACAGAGCCGAAGGATTCAGATCTCGAAATCGTGGTATTGACTGCTCCTGCACAGGCATCCTTAAGTTCAAAATATATGAATCGAACCATTGACTATATTAATGGCAATATAGAAAAAGGGATTCCAACAATTGTAATCAATTCCAACCCCTCTGCTTACGGTGGAAATCTGGAATATCGTATGATCCGGGAATGTGAGATGAGCATGCTCCTTTCCTATAGCAGTTGGAACACCGTCGGAAATTCTATCGGCCTTGCTCTGGGCAACGGAATCTCAAGATACCTTTATCTGCACAGCCGGGCGGGCAGCAGCGACAATGCGGATATTGCATTCCTGAAGGGTCTCGCCTTCTCCTATGCTAAGGACATTAGCTACCAGAGGGGCGGAGGCAAGGACATATTCAATAAATATCTGGCTTCAAAGGGATGGTCCGCAAGTAATTTTTATCAGAGCGAAGATCAGGTGGCAGAGGTCAATTTAGAGCTGGAAAAGCTGCTGAAGACGGCTGAGTATAATGTCACCGTACAGGATATCATCAACAATATGAACGGCAGTCGTTATTTTAAGAGTCTGGAAGGCGGAAGCGGCATTATTGGAACAATCAATCTGTCTAATTACTCCGCACCTTTTTTCCGTACCTTTGAAATCAGGTTTGATATTGGTGTCAAATTGAATAATGCAACCCTAAGCGGTCTGCAAAAGCCAATGTCGATCAGTATCCCGTATCAGCCTCAGGAAGGTCAGCTTACCTATTCCGTTACGCTGTACTATCTGGACAAAGACGGCAAGGTTCATAAGATTCCCAGTACCTATAATAAAGAGACGGGGGCCATCAGCTTTGCAACGGGTCTGTCTGGTTTCTTCACAGAAGCTCTGAGCATGGATGCAGCAAAGGCATATTCGCTGTTTTCAGATGTGCCGGCATCCTCCTGGTATTTTGATTACGTGATGTTTGCGTCTGAAAAGGGATTGATGAAAGGAACCGGCGAAGGTACCTTTGAACCCAATGCAGCCATTACGCAGTCCATGCTTGTGCAGATTCTTTACAACATGGCCGGATCTCCAAAAGTGGATTCCGCAGATACAAAGCAGGATTTGACAGAATCAACAAAACCGGATACTGAGTCCGCATCCCAGCTTGGCCAAACCACAGCGCCCTGGTATGCAAATGCTGCTGAATGGGCTTTCGAAAATAAAATCATTACCGATAACGGGAAGGAAGATTTTGCTCCGGCTGCAGCTGTAACAAGGGAACAGCTGGCAGACATTCTCTGGAGATATGCCAAGTATAAAGGGGTGGAGACAAAAACAGCATCCTATCCCGGCGTCTATCACTACAATGATGCTTATGCGGTAAAACAAGAGCTTCGGGATGGTTTTGACTGGGTATGCAAAGCCGGAATCATGCAAGGCAAGGGCGACGGAAGCCGACTGATGCCTCAGGCTGGTGCAACCAGAGCCGAGGTGGCAGTGGTGTTAAAGCGCCTGATAGAGCTGTAA
- a CDS encoding diguanylate cyclase gives MLLEIISVYLIISIIATTFFSAFIQSRGKGDYVKVLFLLSIAIDLYLFGYLQELSSITMEKKLFWNTFQYFGIPFVSALWLTACLMYTDHLKPYLKTKLLFIYSVPLLTFVLRFTNELHHLYFKTFSLQGMNGYPILVKTGGVGFEIQGIHSGVMVLATLILYSATFVKKRDLSGEKILYMIGASLLACLGLVLTDGLGIDYMALFLPATIIFVLMAIFRNDFLEIKMLARELVFENSKEGIILLNHELRILDFNETAKSILKDQKFILDKQPLDAVIESAHPLNVLLKSSVPSVWMAETPKGTLYYEITTTNLFRRNGIITGKIKTFRDITEMQLHTNYLKMQASFDELSGLMNRRAFTNSCQTSLNAGILSHNRYFLYMMDLDFFKNINDTYGHIGGDCIIEGFGDLLKQNFQGNDLSGRLGGEEFAVFLKAADQSAAYDRAEQFRKSVESWRVMFQHHSLNITVSIGIAEACQQDNIHDLLNKADKALYQSKETGRNRSSIYDKESSFTADEA, from the coding sequence ATGCTTCTTGAAATCATTAGTGTATATTTAATTATTAGTATCATTGCAACAACCTTTTTTTCCGCCTTCATTCAATCCCGCGGCAAAGGCGATTACGTAAAGGTTCTTTTTCTTTTGAGTATCGCAATCGATCTATACCTTTTTGGTTACCTCCAGGAGCTCTCTTCTATAACGATGGAGAAAAAGCTCTTTTGGAATACCTTTCAGTATTTCGGAATTCCATTTGTCTCTGCCTTGTGGCTGACTGCATGTCTGATGTATACCGATCATCTTAAACCTTATCTTAAAACGAAACTCCTGTTCATTTATTCCGTACCTCTGCTCACCTTCGTGCTGCGCTTTACAAATGAACTGCATCATCTTTATTTTAAGACCTTCAGTCTGCAAGGAATGAATGGATACCCCATTCTTGTAAAGACCGGCGGGGTTGGCTTTGAGATACAGGGAATTCACTCCGGCGTGATGGTTCTTGCCACATTGATCCTTTATTCCGCAACCTTTGTAAAAAAACGGGATCTGAGTGGAGAAAAGATCCTCTATATGATTGGGGCCTCTCTGTTAGCCTGCCTTGGTCTTGTGCTTACGGACGGCCTAGGCATTGATTACATGGCGCTTTTTCTCCCTGCTACAATCATATTTGTTCTGATGGCAATCTTCAGAAATGATTTTCTGGAAATCAAGATGCTGGCAAGAGAATTGGTTTTCGAAAACAGCAAGGAGGGAATTATCCTTCTGAATCATGAGCTGAGAATTCTTGATTTTAATGAAACTGCAAAATCCATTTTAAAAGATCAAAAGTTCATACTGGACAAGCAGCCTCTCGATGCGGTGATTGAGAGCGCCCATCCTTTGAATGTGCTTTTGAAATCATCTGTTCCTTCCGTTTGGATGGCCGAAACACCAAAGGGAACCCTCTATTATGAAATTACAACCACGAACCTCTTTCGAAGAAACGGTATTATCACAGGCAAAATCAAGACATTTCGTGACATTACGGAAATGCAGCTCCATACAAATTATCTGAAGATGCAAGCTTCCTTTGATGAGCTTAGTGGTTTAATGAACCGAAGAGCCTTTACAAATTCTTGTCAGACTAGCCTAAATGCAGGGATACTATCCCATAACCGTTATTTTCTCTATATGATGGATCTGGATTTTTTTAAAAACATCAATGATACTTACGGTCATATTGGAGGCGACTGCATCATTGAAGGCTTTGGTGATTTACTAAAGCAAAATTTTCAAGGCAATGATTTATCCGGCAGGCTTGGAGGAGAAGAATTCGCAGTCTTTCTAAAAGCTGCAGATCAGTCTGCCGCTTATGACAGAGCAGAGCAGTTTCGAAAGTCTGTAGAGTCCTGGCGCGTGATGTTTCAGCATCATTCTCTTAATATAACTGTTAGCATTGGCATCGCTGAGGCATGCCAACAGGATAATATTCATGACCTGCTTAATAAAGCGGACAAGGCTCTTTATCAATCGAAGGAAACCGGCAGAAACAGATCCAGCATATATGACAAGGAGTCTTCCTTTACAGCGGACGAAGCTTGA
- a CDS encoding helix-turn-helix transcriptional regulator: protein MAMDRKALGRAIKASRTENKITQEQLAEIIGVAPSHIKQLEAGNRSPSIEVLYQLAHVLNLSIDQIFFPERKDDKELVYKIERSLQDCSVHELKVIYSTISAMKDKPE from the coding sequence ATGGCAATGGATAGAAAAGCACTTGGAAGGGCGATTAAAGCGTCACGAACAGAAAACAAAATCACGCAGGAGCAGCTGGCAGAAATCATTGGCGTGGCTCCTTCCCATATCAAACAGCTGGAGGCAGGGAATAGAAGTCCTTCCATCGAAGTCCTATATCAATTGGCCCATGTTTTGAATCTTTCAATTGATCAGATCTTTTTCCCTGAGCGAAAGGATGACAAGGAATTGGTTTATAAGATCGAAAGAAGCCTGCAGGACTGCAGCGTTCACGAGCTAAAGGTCATCTACTCCACAATTTCAGCAATGAAAGACAAACCCGAATAA
- a CDS encoding HAMP domain-containing protein produces the protein MKVTDTKIRGRSISRKILWIFIAMVFLITVLIASFSIHQYRSEVLLLKAHQAESIGRLTASQIDSEAFRILAKSDSETAYYSEAKAVISEAKEVSGVKYLYVVVPIGDQQIRYIVEGQASGDNPEDIFEYDTIVDYADFFDTDEEGLAFEAAVENGEVFNNGLYQDPNFGYMLTVFTPVLDSKGQTVGMVGVDLDADDILAEVYRLVVLLAATALIGILGVVIGARILIRKNITKPLEQIVLASDSLAAGNVNVELTVHSDDEIGRLAGSFRKMIENIREQANSAQRIAAGDLSAEVEPKSDQDILSISLNNVIRELNKLTAETTLLTGAAIDGNLDQRGSEESFCGGYREIVTGINSTLDALIRPLRIAAEYMGQISRGEIPPVIVEEYKGDFDGIKNNINTCIRAINLLVEDMNTLSMAAIEGQLDTRVDQDRHSGDFGRVIEGVNATLDAVIGPLKVAAEYLQEIGRGEIPEKLTASYSGDFERIKDDINSCIDGLGGLIEGNDVMYRMSLNDYSVKVEGSYLGIYQNIAESVNLINYRMNRVVEILTHVAAGDLSDLQNIIDGGKRSKDDTLVPALIAMIENIQNLVDETSKLSGAAVEGNLQIRGNSSKFKGQFSNVIDGVNATLDAVISPIEEAAAVLKELAKGNLQVSMNGSYRGDHAEIKHALNSTISNLQTYIGDISAVLAQMAGGNLELAITADYMGDFVEIKNSLNNIIASLSEVMGDIRNAADQVNTGSRQVSTGSQSLSQGSIQQTSAIEELTASISEIASQTKRNAANAGRASELAAEARNDVVRGNGQMQGMLGSMEEINDSSANISKIIKVIDDIAFQTNILALNAAVEAARAGQHGKGFAVVAEEVRNLAARSAAAARETTELIEGSITKVQHGMKIANETASSLKETVGRIETAADLVGSIADASKEQATGIDMVNKGIEQVAQVAQNNSATAEESAAASEQLSSQSEILKEMVGRFKVNTGVKALPAGLFEDEVFAAKQDRFKQKQDRFAESKGPRILLNEDEQDKY, from the coding sequence ATGAAAGTTACTGACACAAAAATTCGTGGCCGTTCCATCAGCAGGAAAATATTGTGGATCTTTATTGCAATGGTCTTTCTTATCACTGTTCTGATTGCTTCCTTCAGTATCCATCAATATCGGAGTGAAGTACTCCTGCTGAAGGCCCACCAGGCCGAAAGCATCGGAAGACTGACTGCCTCTCAGATTGACAGCGAAGCCTTCAGAATATTGGCAAAGTCCGACTCAGAAACAGCCTATTACTCTGAGGCAAAGGCAGTGATCTCTGAAGCGAAAGAGGTTTCTGGTGTTAAGTATCTGTATGTTGTGGTTCCCATAGGGGATCAGCAGATTCGCTACATCGTGGAAGGACAGGCTTCGGGAGATAACCCGGAGGATATTTTTGAATACGATACCATTGTTGATTATGCAGACTTCTTTGATACCGACGAAGAAGGGCTGGCATTTGAAGCGGCGGTTGAGAATGGTGAGGTTTTTAACAATGGGCTGTATCAGGATCCGAATTTCGGATATATGCTGACGGTATTTACACCGGTGTTGGATTCCAAAGGACAAACCGTCGGAATGGTAGGTGTGGATCTTGATGCTGATGATATTCTGGCGGAGGTTTATCGGCTAGTTGTACTGCTGGCGGCAACTGCTTTAATCGGTATTTTGGGAGTTGTGATTGGTGCCAGAATACTTATAAGAAAGAATATAACAAAGCCGCTGGAGCAGATCGTTCTGGCTTCGGATTCTTTGGCCGCTGGCAATGTAAATGTAGAGCTCACCGTTCATTCTGATGATGAAATCGGAAGGCTGGCGGGGAGCTTCCGCAAGATGATTGAAAATATCCGAGAGCAGGCCAACTCAGCACAGAGAATCGCAGCAGGAGACCTTTCGGCTGAAGTAGAACCGAAATCGGATCAGGACATCCTTTCCATCAGCTTAAATAATGTGATTCGCGAATTAAATAAGCTGACCGCAGAAACCACTCTGCTCACGGGAGCTGCCATCGACGGCAATCTTGATCAAAGAGGCAGCGAAGAGTCTTTCTGTGGAGGTTATCGAGAAATCGTAACTGGAATCAATTCAACCCTTGATGCTTTGATTCGCCCACTGAGGATTGCGGCAGAATATATGGGTCAGATCAGCAGAGGAGAAATTCCGCCTGTAATTGTCGAGGAATACAAAGGAGACTTTGACGGAATCAAGAATAATATCAATACCTGCATTAGAGCCATTAACCTTCTGGTAGAAGACATGAACACTCTTTCCATGGCTGCGATTGAAGGGCAGCTGGATACCAGGGTGGATCAAGACCGGCACAGCGGTGATTTTGGCAGAGTAATTGAAGGGGTAAACGCTACTCTGGATGCAGTGATCGGACCACTTAAAGTGGCGGCAGAGTATCTGCAGGAGATTGGAAGGGGTGAGATTCCGGAAAAGCTTACTGCAAGCTACAGCGGTGACTTCGAACGGATTAAAGACGACATCAACTCTTGTATCGACGGTCTGGGCGGTTTGATCGAAGGAAATGACGTTATGTACAGAATGAGCCTTAACGACTATTCTGTAAAGGTGGAAGGGAGTTATCTCGGCATCTATCAGAATATCGCAGAATCGGTTAACCTGATCAACTACAGAATGAATCGGGTTGTTGAAATTCTCACCCATGTCGCTGCGGGAGATCTTTCTGATCTTCAGAATATCATCGATGGAGGGAAGCGTAGCAAGGATGACACTTTGGTTCCGGCATTGATTGCAATGATAGAAAACATTCAAAACCTGGTGGATGAAACCAGCAAACTGTCGGGAGCAGCAGTAGAGGGGAATCTGCAAATCAGAGGGAACTCCTCAAAGTTCAAGGGGCAGTTCAGCAACGTCATCGATGGGGTGAATGCGACGCTGGATGCAGTGATCTCACCTATTGAAGAAGCAGCGGCTGTGCTGAAAGAGCTGGCTAAGGGCAATCTTCAGGTTTCCATGAATGGAAGCTACAGAGGGGATCATGCAGAGATTAAGCATGCGCTTAACAGCACCATTTCCAATTTGCAAACTTACATAGGCGATATTTCAGCCGTTCTTGCTCAGATGGCCGGAGGCAATTTGGAATTGGCAATCACCGCTGACTACATGGGTGATTTTGTAGAGATCAAAAATTCACTCAATAATATCATCGCATCCTTAAGTGAGGTTATGGGAGATATCAGAAATGCTGCAGATCAGGTCAATACCGGATCCAGACAGGTTTCTACGGGAAGTCAGTCCTTGTCACAGGGATCTATCCAGCAGACCAGTGCCATAGAGGAACTTACAGCCTCAATCTCAGAGATTGCATCTCAGACCAAACGGAATGCTGCCAATGCGGGAAGAGCCAGCGAACTGGCTGCTGAAGCAAGGAATGATGTCGTAAGAGGAAATGGCCAGATGCAGGGAATGCTGGGGTCTATGGAGGAAATCAACGATTCCTCAGCCAATATTTCGAAGATTATAAAGGTGATTGACGATATTGCGTTCCAGACCAATATTCTAGCTCTCAATGCAGCGGTGGAAGCGGCAAGAGCAGGTCAGCACGGCAAGGGCTTTGCAGTGGTGGCAGAAGAAGTCAGGAATCTGGCTGCAAGGAGCGCAGCTGCGGCAAGAGAAACCACAGAACTGATTGAAGGCTCCATTACAAAGGTTCAGCATGGTATGAAAATCGCAAATGAAACTGCTTCCTCGCTGAAGGAAACCGTTGGGAGGATCGAAACCGCAGCGGATCTTGTAGGCAGCATTGCAGATGCTTCCAAGGAGCAGGCGACAGGTATTGATATGGTCAACAAGGGAATCGAACAGGTTGCTCAGGTGGCACAAAACAACTCTGCAACTGCGGAGGAAAGTGCCGCCGCCAGTGAGCAGCTTTCCAGCCAGTCAGAAATACTGAAAGAAATGGTTGGAAGATTCAAAGTAAATACAGGGGTGAAAGCGCTTCCGGCAGGACTCTTTGAAGATGAAGTGTTTGCTGCAAAACAGGATCGGTTCAAGCAAAAGCAGGATCGATTTGCAGAGTCAAAAGGGCCGAGAATTTTACTGAACGAGGATGAGCAGGACAAGTATTGA
- a CDS encoding xanthine permease gives MEFQNKRLVGSTEKLSIGQSLFFGFQSVLACNLFLGPIVIIGIMQMDVSAAAALIAMTFLACGIATIIQSGFFLKYQVIQGMSFAIFGAVIAIVINADFATVFGGIMVAAIILIVLGVTGIFSIVVDKLIPGFVAGTVITIIGVALMPISWNSIIGIPGNPAINFLEAGITFIAMIVFMRLGNIRGKAGRIISVGSVIYAIALGTIVASFFGHVDLSPVGTAPWFAIPQILPFGAPKFDPNAIIVMTFILIIVMVESVGTWFTISEMSGEKLDKKRIDRGVMGEGIGCFIGAFIGGLPVTSYASNTGVLAVTKVFSRYAAIGGGIIAIAMALCPKLMYLIAIVPGSVIWGIYGYICIAIMLSGLSSIKSYPFTERNNLVLGTSILTTIGASVLPASIVQSMPPLLSYLFGSAICVGALTAIIMNLLLRQGKEDHAVLKAQKEESELEAAEEAQATV, from the coding sequence ATGGAATTCCAAAACAAACGGCTCGTAGGGTCAACGGAAAAACTTAGTATTGGCCAGTCTTTGTTCTTCGGCTTTCAATCGGTTTTAGCTTGTAATCTGTTCCTGGGTCCCATCGTTATCATTGGAATTATGCAGATGGATGTGTCTGCAGCGGCAGCTCTTATCGCGATGACCTTTCTTGCATGTGGTATCGCAACCATCATTCAATCGGGATTTTTCCTGAAATATCAAGTCATTCAGGGAATGTCTTTCGCAATCTTCGGCGCAGTCATTGCCATTGTAATCAATGCGGATTTTGCAACCGTATTTGGAGGCATTATGGTTGCAGCAATCATTCTCATCGTACTTGGAGTGACGGGAATCTTCAGCATTGTCGTTGACAAACTCATTCCTGGGTTTGTTGCAGGGACTGTGATCACCATCATCGGTGTGGCGCTGATGCCAATCTCATGGAATTCGATCATCGGGATACCGGGAAACCCAGCCATTAATTTTCTGGAAGCGGGAATTACCTTTATCGCAATGATTGTCTTCATGCGCCTGGGAAATATCCGCGGCAAAGCGGGCAGAATCATTTCCGTCGGTTCGGTTATTTATGCCATTGCTCTGGGAACCATCGTGGCGTCTTTCTTCGGTCATGTTGATCTTTCGCCTGTGGGAACGGCTCCTTGGTTTGCCATTCCACAGATTCTGCCCTTCGGTGCTCCCAAATTTGATCCTAATGCTATTATCGTCATGACCTTTATCCTGATCATCGTCATGGTGGAGTCCGTAGGAACCTGGTTTACTATTTCGGAAATGTCGGGAGAAAAGCTCGATAAAAAACGGATTGACCGGGGCGTTATGGGAGAAGGAATCGGCTGCTTTATCGGAGCATTCATCGGCGGACTTCCTGTTACCAGCTATGCATCCAATACAGGCGTGCTTGCAGTAACTAAGGTATTCAGCCGTTATGCTGCCATCGGAGGAGGAATTATCGCCATCGCCATGGCGCTGTGCCCCAAGCTGATGTATCTCATTGCCATCGTTCCCGGATCAGTCATCTGGGGAATCTACGGATATATCTGTATTGCCATTATGCTCAGCGGGCTTTCCAGTATTAAGAGCTATCCTTTTACCGAGCGGAACAATCTGGTTCTCGGTACCTCAATCCTGACGACAATCGGAGCAAGTGTTCTTCCTGCATCCATCGTTCAGAGCATGCCTCCGCTGCTCAGCTATTTGTTTGGCTCTGCAATTTGCGTGGGAGCATTAACTGCTATTATCATGAATTTGCTGCTCCGCCAAGGAAAAGAAGATCATGCGGTCTTAAAGGCTCAGAAGGAAGAATCCGAGCTTGAAGCCGCTGAAGAAGCACAAGCAACTGTTTGA
- a CDS encoding uroporphyrinogen decarboxylase has protein sequence MGGGITMSDVQKLLQERVERITTTIKIEEPDRVPITSMFETWAGHYSGYSVTDVAFNYDKLAESFYKVAEEFEVDTLPPPLGVRCGPIYTTLGTKEFSFFNKDGVPHASIQHMEGKDIMSIEEYPELIKDPYKFIIEKQLPRRYKALDQSPDKKAEALGKACFIYDKYVANAVGKLCGTLETKYGIPALFKSSTEMPLDALMDYFRGFRGVSVDIRRNKEQVIEACEALYPVMLRRAVQNLPSGPFPFIFIPLHIPTYLKPKDFETFYYPTFKRMIEDLISFDLTPALFMEGNWEPYYDYINELPKKKVVGLIEHGDFKKTKDNIGKTITIWGGMPIDVINNSTKEEAIDYAKKLIDDLAPGGGYIFGCDKSLLAPNDANPENLKAVFKFVKEYGVYK, from the coding sequence ATGGGTGGTGGCATAACCATGAGTGATGTACAGAAATTATTACAGGAGCGAGTGGAACGTATCACGACAACAATCAAGATTGAAGAGCCGGATAGAGTACCAATTACTTCAATGTTTGAAACCTGGGCCGGACATTACAGCGGCTATTCTGTAACCGATGTGGCATTTAATTACGATAAGCTGGCAGAGTCTTTCTATAAGGTGGCAGAGGAATTCGAAGTAGATACCCTTCCACCGCCTCTTGGAGTGCGCTGTGGTCCCATCTATACCACTTTGGGAACCAAGGAATTTTCCTTCTTCAATAAAGACGGTGTACCGCATGCCTCTATTCAGCACATGGAAGGAAAGGACATCATGTCCATTGAGGAATATCCAGAGCTGATTAAGGATCCCTACAAATTTATCATTGAAAAGCAGCTTCCAAGGCGGTATAAGGCATTGGATCAGTCACCGGACAAAAAGGCGGAAGCCCTTGGAAAGGCATGCTTCATCTATGATAAATATGTGGCCAACGCGGTGGGGAAGCTCTGCGGCACACTGGAAACAAAGTATGGAATTCCTGCTCTGTTTAAGTCCAGCACCGAAATGCCCCTGGATGCGCTGATGGATTATTTCAGAGGCTTCCGAGGTGTTTCTGTGGATATCAGAAGAAATAAAGAACAGGTGATAGAAGCCTGCGAAGCATTATATCCGGTCATGCTGCGCCGTGCGGTGCAGAATCTTCCCAGCGGACCTTTCCCGTTCATCTTTATCCCGCTGCATATTCCGACCTATTTGAAACCAAAAGATTTTGAAACCTTCTATTATCCGACCTTCAAACGGATGATTGAGGATCTGATTTCCTTTGATCTGACGCCCGCCCTGTTTATGGAAGGCAATTGGGAGCCTTACTACGATTATATCAACGAGCTTCCGAAGAAAAAGGTTGTAGGTCTTATTGAACATGGAGATTTTAAGAAGACCAAGGATAATATCGGAAAGACCATTACAATCTGGGGAGGAATGCCCATCGATGTAATCAATAATTCCACTAAGGAAGAGGCCATTGATTATGCGAAAAAGCTTATCGATGATCTTGCCCCTGGAGGTGGCTATATCTTCGGCTGTGATAAATCACTCCTTGCACCCAATGATGCTAACCCTGAAAATCTCAAAGCCGTATTCAAGTTCGTCAAAGAATACGGTGTATATAAATAG